ATCCAAGTGGTGGGAAAGGTAGTCAAGTAGATGGAGGTGATAGAGGAAATAGTGGATCAGGTGGCGCAGATACTGAAAAAGGTAGACCAGAAGGTGGATCCGCTGATAAAGTTAGTGAAACAGAAGATCCCGGTAATGGGAAAGGCGTTTCAAAAGGTGGAACAGGTGATGTACCAGGTGGTGATCAAGGAAGTCCAGGCAGTGGAAAAGATGGTGGACCGGGTAGTGAACAAATTGAGCAAGGAAGTTCAGATGGTGGATCAGGAAATTCGGATAATGAGAAAGGTGTCAAAGATAGTGAACCAGGGGGTTCAAGTAGTAGAACTGGAAATCCTGGCGGTGAATCAACTGATAAGGATTCAGGGGATAACACAGAAGGTAAAGAGAATCTCCAAAtcgataaaaatattacacaAGATAATTCAATGAAGCAACACGAAGATTTAAGTACATCCGGCGGTTCAGTAGATGATTCACCAAAAGATAAAGAAtccataaataatacaatgGAACAACATCAACAAAATGCCTCTCTAGGATCAAATCCGAAAGAAAAACCACAAGATAGCCAGAAAGATACACCACCACGACAAGAACCAGAAACAAAAGAGCTAGAACGGCAACCATCAGAACCAGCACCACCAAAGCTAAAAATATCGCAACCAGAACAACGGCAGTCACCGCCTTCAGGGCAACCAAAAGATAACCAACGTGAAACATCACAGCCATCTGTATCAAAACCaggattaaaaaatgacCAAGGAACCTCAGATATACCACCAACAGTTCCATCGAGTGAACAAAAAGATTTAGGTGGAGACACAGAAAATCAAAAGTGTCCCCAAAGTGATTTAAAGGGCCATGGACAAACTTCAGTTACCAATGAAGGAGGTTTCGATGGTGGGCCGCCCGGTGTATCAGGAGGTTCAAACCATggggaaaaaaatatagataagGAGCCATTAAATCCAGTTGGTGAACAAGGTGGGCAAGATGATCAAAAAAGTCAAGAAGGATCAAGTGGCGATAAATTAAGCCAAGATGGATCAGATGGTGATCGACGAAGTCCAGGTAGTGGAACAGGTGGTCAAATATCTAATGATAGCCAAGGAGGTACAAATACAAGTCAACAAGGTACAAGTGGTGGATCCGGTAGTGGCACAGGTAATCAAGGAGGAGATACAGGTGGTGGAGCAGGAACTCCAATTAGTGGACTGGGTGATGGACAAGGCACTGATGTTAATGGACCTGGAGGTGCAGGTGTTGGACAAGGAGGTATAAGTGATTTACAAGATGGTCGCGGAGGACCGGATGGTGGATCAGGTGATATACAAGATGGTCATGGAAGTAAAGAAGGATCAAGTGGCGATAAAAGAAGTCAAGATGGATCAAGTGGCGATAAAGGAAGTCAAGGTGGGCAAGACGATCAAAAAAGTCCAGATGGATCAGGGGATTCAGAAAATGGACCAGATAGTGAACAAAAATCCCCGGATAGTGATCCAGGAGAAAAAGAAACTCAAAATGCATCATGGCCACTTTTTGATATTAGATCATACATTTATACGATCGCGTCAAAAGGCATGGaacaattaaataatgcTTTCGAATTTTATGACGAAAAAAAGGAACAACTTACAAAGGCCACGGATACTATGAagaatttatataacaCATCTGTGTCTAATATGCAAAACAGTTTCAATAAGtttattgatttttttcatgacattattgataatataagtAATGATTTTAAACAAGTAGAAAACCCTCCTGATTCAGGTGATAAACAATCTGGATCAGATGGGACAGGGGATAACCCACCCACACCTAATGTCCCATCCGAACTCCCAAAAGATTCAAGTGATAATAAACCCGGATCAGACGGGAAAGAGGGTGAACCATCCACATCTAATGGTTCATCACAACCCCAAAAAGATTCACCTCAACAAGATTCAAATAAACAAGATTCGCAAGGTTCACAAATTCCACAAATTCCACCAACGCCACAAACTACAGAAACTTCACCAAAACCTAAGGAACAAACTCAAGAACAGCGACCGTCTCCAGGCACGTCTGGAAACCAAACTTCTGATCGAACCAATCAAAAAGGATCTCAAAAATCAGTGCAAACCACAGTGATTAAACAAGAAAATCCAGGAGCCAAAGTAAAAGGAAATGGACCAACGGGAATAGGtgatgtatatatattaaaagaatacaaaaaaattgtaatttCAATTATAGTTATTCTAATACCCATTACTTTAACTATTCTGTACAAggtaaataaaagaaaattatgatgtgtactatttttaaattatttcctcataaaatattacatatttttcataattttatgttaGTATTTGTCACTTGGACGAAGAAATGaattgaagaaaaaaaataacatgaAAAAGGTTATAAATATGGTTGGTGTAAATAAAACGACAAAAACAGTTATAAACTCAAGTgatggaaaaaaacaaatacaaataattataaaatcatctagtaaaaaaaaaaagactaAAAAATCTATAAATTCCGTTTATGGGGAAAAATCTCtatcattaaaaatataccaaCTTATGCAGGCTGATCCTGtaccatttattaatttaatttttttgttgattttttttgtttataaaagaaagcGTGATTTCATAGaatgataaatttaattagcttatattttaaattgaattaaaaaatgtataaaattaaagaatGCTAAATAGTAAATTTGtccattaatatatttaatttttataaatgggAACCAAGTTAAGGCTCCTTTTACTTTTTACAATAAAACGTAAAACAAACTTTCTATATGATGAAATTCTCTATTATAActgaattataatatttctttgtcgttagttattatttataaaaatcaaaatattgtattatatgaatagaaaaaatgtCTTAGCATTTgttaaatgaatatgatgaaaataaaagataatgGCATtatgtttcttttttcgatttgggataaaaataaattggtATCTCTTTCAATATATTGGTATTATGTGTATTGTTAATTCtgattaaatatgtaatttGATTATCTGTTTAAATTGCATTTGAAAATAcgtatatttaatataattttaataaaaataacaaatttgATGTTGCGGATTCTTATATggatttataaataaaattgttacatattaatttataaaaaaagtatttttacaaaaaaatggtaaataaaatatagaagaTAATAAGTGGTATttaaaattggaaaaatgTAACAAATAAGAAAccatttaaatgaaaataataacgatgatttgttaattttttcattatatgctcgtatttattcatataaaaaatatatgtatttaatattttatcatcttAATTggtatttattaattttttcgtatgtaaaaaataatataaaatataagtttacaaaatattataaccgtatcattaaatataccaatatattataaattatattaaaagtcTGTTTGTATAACAAAAttgcaaaaatattttttatggaaaaattattatataaatatattttttataattaaaatatcattaaaaatgttgtattttttagagaagaattaatatttatatccataaatacttttaatgaatatagCGAAATTCATTACAACGGTTACATTAATTAATTCTAtagaaaatggaaaaaattaataaatgaaataaatgtcatagtttttttataaatgtattcatttattcatatattttagagaaaaaaattaacaaatatgaatctatcatcattatttcatttatttaatgaataCAGTTAAAAATGCGAgtcaatattttaaaatatgcttttttttcaattattatttgttcttTTGAATATGCGCAAAATGTAATTTAcacattattttcttttattataataatatttattatagttttcgtatttatttgttttatattagtTTTACATTATTGTTTCATGTATTGGTAGGACGTTTATGTTAAGTTAAAGAAgcaattaaaattaattacatatatgttataaatatttcatttgtttgCAGGAATTATACTTTATGAACGAGAGAAACATATACCTTGAaaggaatataataaatttgataaataataGGATATTAGCAGATGCAGACAATCAATTCgatttatatgatttttatcaatCAACTTCGAGTATTGCAAATCAATTTAGTGACTTTGATCATGATGAAGAAATGATACGTCTTCGAAACATTATAGATTCACATATAAAGAAacataaagaaaataatacattacccaatttaaataatgcagataaaaaaacgaaaaagtTAATCTATGAACTTCAAAAAGAATTAGAAGAAACGAAAAAGGAGATTGATAATATAAGGATTAATGAATTAGAAATACAACCGATGCAAGATAAAAGagtaataaaaagtaatggaaatatttctatatcAGAGCACGAAGATTTTAAACAATTAGAAAATtctgaaaatattttggaaACTGAATATGATCATTTtgaatatgaatataataaaatcatATCAAGTAATAGTTATAAGAAattcaaaattaataaaaaaataaatagatTATATAGAAATGTAATTAAGAAGTCGATACTGTCGGTAGCAAGTTGTTTTATGGCAATACCATTAGGAGGGCAGTTAGTACTATTACTACTTGTACCGAATGTGGTTTCCTTAGTATATAGCTTCCAGAAACTCGTAAAATTGTCCTataaatcatttaattttgataaacCACCAAGATAActattctttattattatgttttattatacttatttacatgattaaaaatgatatatttaatatatggcATAAAAGTTACACTTTTTGCGTTTTATAGAATAATGAAATTTGATTTAATagtttgttttattattatatatttttaatttaatatataatgaatctATCTTTGTTTAGTGTTTGCCAAAAATTCGTTTACCCTTATTTCCATCCATacatattacatattaatCGATTTTTAGTTTACTCATTTTTagttaatatttataataatttaaataaaccTGATTTAAGCACacttattaataaaattataaactaTATTGACGACTCAGATTTAAGTTTAGAGTTGTGTTTTGGGAAATCCATGTTTTGGGTCAGGGTTCTGTACTATGGGTTCTAGTTTGGTTTTATGGAATTTATGTTTTGGGCTAAGAGTatacttttattaatttgataatatttttgtctgTAAATGCTGATTAAATGCATATACCATCTCCGTATCTTTAATCTCGAGATGATGTCTAAATATGCACCCTCCAAAGGGgcatattcattattataaaaggGCCGGATAAGATATTTTCCATAGTTATAATACTTCTATATAATTcgatcatatatattaaatgtgggaatattataacttcatatttgtattttattgcTAATTTTTGgttaacaatatataagaacccttattatttattatataaaacatattaatatgtgGTTATATTGGATTATGCATGATGAAATATCTTTCTTTATTCGATGAAAGATTTTATTTGCGCcactattattttgtgttacaattatttttatttaaataataacattcTTTAACCGAGCaataataatcattttatatatgaagctataatatacaattcGATTCATTTGGAACATCTATCtacattataatatacCTTCAGGTTAAtgattacatttttaatgtcAATTAAACAcattataaattcattatagataataataaaatataggttaataaaatatcgaTCGAGATTCGATAATACAGCATCATTTATAAAGTCTTTTTATGCATCTAccatttttgataatacaataaaaatatgcatattaataaaaaattacattatatatgtatactatccttttaattttcgattatatataatataattttatgcaaaagttataatttatattgatagaaataattatatatactttaatttatttactatAAAGGTATAATATTAGATTAATcactattaattttttaattttatagcTTTGAGGTAAAAGATCATTATTATAcgcctatatatataaactagtaaaatattttaccaataacaaatatagaaatgcttttttattgtgaaaacttcatataattaaaattaatattaattttgttgagaaagcaaataataataaattttgtttgaaccaataatatttatattaggttattatatatacaaacttatatatttatattttaaatatagttctattatgaaataatatatattataaaatctCATACTTTAAAACAATGAAGCAAAGGAAATTACTATTggtttaaaatattcttcGTGAGTGCATTAATTATCTCATTCCAGTATGCAATGATACGCCATTAGTaacaacaataataatattagatTAAcacattattaaataaataaacatgtTATATGCCatttatttagaaaaagaaaaatattaaatttaaacataaatattttttttatttattagaaattatataaaaagtgtAATATTTCACGTTGAACAATAACATATATCAATACATGGCATTCAAATAATGAGATacaaatacatttttagcAATTGTAGTAATAACACATTtataattctttatatatttataataacataaaattggtgatatttttactataaGTCTAGATAATGTATAGTTCTCTATATACAAGCGTATAAAAATTAGGagatatgttttatttaaactCATTGAAAGgttaaacaaaattatacaagGAAGATGGTCCGAATATTATTAAGAATAGAGATATTTCGCATATGATAGAAATACTTCAAATAAACCACAAAATAAGGATATTTATCTAAATTGCAATAAAATcgaatatatgttttatttattatattattgtatattgttttaaaattattattattgagaataatattaatatttcgTTTAATTAATGACAATTTCATATAGAAAGACTACGTAATtgcataaattattttggtattgtatataatttttatataaaaatgatattatgTCCATCTACAgattaaaaacaaaatctCATTACAATGGACCCCAATGGAATGGTAAATAActtcattttaaaataaaacatgtctacccttattttattgtttttgaTTTGCCTACAAatcatattaaattttatttcaataaacttttcattaatacatatttttattaatttttataaatattttcttagTGTGAGACATTTCTTGAAGCTGATAAGATTATTAATGGTGAAAATGGCGCCAGGATGAAGATGGAGGATATTAGAAAAAGCCCATCATTCAATGGATTTTGtcctaataataaatgtgtaACAGATGAACAGTGTATTGGTGCTATGACCATGTATGTATTTTCGAAAGTAGGAgcagataaaaataacgaatatggtgaatattttttgatgtgGCTAAgtgataaattatttaagatGCACGAAGAcggcaaaaaaaaaagccaAAGCAATATAACTACTTTAGATGAGGCTTATAAAAGCTATTTAGACAAAAATAtaggaaataataaatattggGATGCTTTAGACAATGTAAAGGGTTTAAAAGATGCTAATCTTAGTCACATGAACGAATTTTATAAGTTACTTAagcatatatgtaaaacaATTATGCATCATAAAATTAAACCTACCGAATATACGAGCCATCTCGAGAATTCTACCAATAGTTCTAATCAATATATGCTGCTTTATCAAAATGTTTCTGAGTGTGATTCATATCTTCATTTATtggataatttaaaaaaaacatatgagAAATTTAGAACTACTATTAATAATGGTGATTCAAAATTAGCAAGTTCTCTTCAAACACTTACAACGATAGAAAATACCGATTCATATTTTGTGGAaggttttaaaaatttcgACTTCAGTGATCAAAAGTGCCAATCAAAATATGATGATAGCATACTCGAAAAATGGAAGGAAACCCAAGATCGAAGTgagcaaaaaaataatgaag
This genomic interval from Plasmodium chabaudi chabaudi strain AS genome assembly, chromosome: 11 contains the following:
- a CDS encoding CIR protein, whose amino-acid sequence is MTTRKLCEFLIEADGYFNGKDIDMKEINKNTKIIGYCSNGGCKKNEEHINALTLYIYMGFKNSMKRQSEYNKYDECLLMWLSDKLFKMDDEGKEKNSKKPNIHTITLNQAYEKYLKNHKVKLDYWALLNIMPGLKNANLKYMSEFYKLLNHICKVITYYNEKGAKSRKLSKYFVDCRRQYRTLYMNVSECKPYLHLLSKLKGLYDDFRSYAIKNTDSNNNLVTNLEKLTLENGEEIGATKNFTSYNFSNQPCKAKKKKKTDKPSLQSSNQLKDRQQGTPPTQKPEIKEPKQQSSPGPAPPSPKEPQPETQHLSSTTPPEEPPTKLKLPSSSQESQELGKNNQNELTDSGKETGGSKREIKGPDVGKEKKIGGAKEPGDPSGGKGSQVDGGDRGNSGSGGADTEKGRPEGGSADKVSETEDPGNGKGVSKGGTGDVPGGDQGSPGSGKDGGPGSEQIEQGSSDGGSGNSDNEKGVKDSEPGGSSSRTGNPGGESTDKDSGDNTEGKENLQIDKNITQDNSMKQHEDLSTSGGSVDDSPKDKESINNTMEQHQQNASLGSNPKEKPQDSQKDTPPRQEPETKELERQPSEPAPPKLKISQPEQRQSPPSGQPKDNQRETSQPSVSKPGLKNDQGTSDIPPTVPSSEQKDLGGDTENQKCPQSDLKGHGQTSVTNEGGFDGGPPGVSGGSNHGEKNIDKEPLNPVGEQGGQDDQKSQEGSSGDKLSQDGSDGDRRSPGSGTGGQISNDSQGGTNTSQQGTSGGSGSGTGNQGGDTGGGAGTPISGLGDGQGTDVNGPGGAGVGQGGISDLQDGRGGPDGGSGDIQDGHGSKEGSSGDKRSQDGSSGDKGSQGGQDDQKSPDGSGDSENGPDSEQKSPDSDPGEKETQNASWPLFDIRSYIYTIASKGMEQLNNAFEFYDEKKEQLTKATDTMKNLYNTSVSNMQNSFNKFIDFFHDIIDNISNDFKQVENPPDSGDKQSGSDGTGDNPPTPNVPSELPKDSSDNKPGSDGKEGEPSTSNGSSQPQKDSPQQDSNKQDSQGSQIPQIPPTPQTTETSPKPKEQTQEQRPSPGTSGNQTSDRTNQKGSQKSVQTTVIKQENPGAKVKGNGPTGIGDVYILKEYKKIVISIIVILIPITLTILYKYLSLGRRNELKKKNNMKKVINMVGVNKTTKTVINSSDGKKQIQIIIKSSSKKKKTKKSINSVYGEKSLSLKIYQLMQADPVPFINLIFLLIFFVYKRKRDFIE
- a CDS encoding fam-b protein; the protein is MRVNILKYAFFSIIICSFEYAQNELYFMNERNIYLERNIINLINNRILADADNQFDLYDFYQSTSSIANQFSDFDHDEEMIRLRNIIDSHIKKHKENNTLPNLNNADKKTKKLIYELQKELEETKKEIDNIRINELEIQPMQDKRVIKSNGNISISEHEDFKQLENSENILETEYDHFEYEYNKIISSNSYKKFKINKKINRLYRNVIKKSILSVASCFMAIPLGGQLVLLLLVPNVVSLVYSFQKLVKLSYKSFNFDKPPR
- a CDS encoding CIR protein, with product MDPNGMCETFLEADKIINGENGARMKMEDIRKSPSFNGFCPNNKCVTDEQCIGAMTMYVFSKVGADKNNEYGEYFLMWLSDKLFKMHEDGKKKSQSNITTLDEAYKSYLDKNIGNNKYWDALDNVKGLKDANLSHMNEFYKLLKHICKTIMHHKIKPTEYTSHLENSTNSSNQYMLLYQNVSECDSYLHLLDNLKKTYEKFRTTINNGDSKLASSLQTLTTIENTDSYFVEGFKNFDFSDQKCQSKYDDSILEKWKETQDRSEQKNNEGNGDNIKQSSQPESSVAQTPSHPAGAGGAQSIPDNGADTLESKDKVVGDIQSKENSKGSETTGICDIYVPKEYKQTRILIIVILIPITLAIMYKYLSFGRRNELKRKKNMKKVINLMEGKRQMQIIIKSSSQKKQTKKSINPVYVEKSPSINIYKLMQADPVPFINLIFLVIFLFIKEKTIFWKDIFN